In Stigmatopora nigra isolate UIUO_SnigA chromosome 18, RoL_Snig_1.1, whole genome shotgun sequence, one genomic interval encodes:
- the chmp6b gene encoding charged multivesicular body protein 6 isoform X2 — protein sequence MGNLFGKKKQTRVTEQDKAVLQLKQQRDKLRQYQKKISLQLEKERLLAKQLLKNGRKDKALLLLKKKRYQEQLLDKTDNQISNLERMVQDLEFAQIEKKVIDGLRVGNQCLKKMHEVMSIEEVERIMDETQDAVEYQRQIDEMLSGSLTQEDEEAVLAELEAITQGDVELPDVPQEELPGIPEAGEEKGRERPRRKVELLAA from the exons ATGGGGAAtttgtttggaaaaaagaaGCAGACTCGAGTGACAGAACAAGACAAGGCCGTTTTG CAACTCAAACAGCAACGAGATAAACTGAGACAGTACCAGAAGAAAATCAGCCTGCAGCTGGAAAAGGAAAGACTTTTAGCTAAGCAGTTGctgaaaaatggcagaaaagA TAAAGCGCTGCTTCTGCTGAAGAAGAAGCGTTATCAGGAACAACTTCTGGACAAGACGGACAACCAGATCAGCAACTTGGAGCGCATG GTTCAGGACCTGGAGTTTGCACAGATTGAGAAGAAAGTCATCGACGGTCTCCGAGTTGGAAACCAATGTCTGAAGAAAATGCACGAG gtaaTGTCCATTGAAGAAGTTGAACGCATCATGGATGAAACGCAAGATGCTGTCGAATACCAACGA CAAATCGACGAGATGTTGTCTGGTTCCTTGACGCAAGAAGATGAAGAAGCTGTGCTGGCCGAGCTGGAGGCTATCACTCAG GGCGACGTCGAGCTTCCTGATGTTCCTCAGGAGGAACTGCCAGGTATTCCCGAGGCCGGTGAAGAGAAAG GGCGAGAACGTCCGAGGAGGAAGGTGGAGCTGCTGGCCGCGTAA
- the chmp6b gene encoding charged multivesicular body protein 6 isoform X1, with protein sequence MGNLFGKKKQTRVTEQDKAVLQLKQQRDKLRQYQKKISLQLEKERLLAKQLLKNGRKDKALLLLKKKRYQEQLLDKTDNQISNLERMVQDLEFAQIEKKVIDGLRVGNQCLKKMHEVMSIEEVERIMDETQDAVEYQRQIDEMLSGSLTQEDEEAVLAELEAITQQGDVELPDVPQEELPGIPEAGEEKGRERPRRKVELLAA encoded by the exons ATGGGGAAtttgtttggaaaaaagaaGCAGACTCGAGTGACAGAACAAGACAAGGCCGTTTTG CAACTCAAACAGCAACGAGATAAACTGAGACAGTACCAGAAGAAAATCAGCCTGCAGCTGGAAAAGGAAAGACTTTTAGCTAAGCAGTTGctgaaaaatggcagaaaagA TAAAGCGCTGCTTCTGCTGAAGAAGAAGCGTTATCAGGAACAACTTCTGGACAAGACGGACAACCAGATCAGCAACTTGGAGCGCATG GTTCAGGACCTGGAGTTTGCACAGATTGAGAAGAAAGTCATCGACGGTCTCCGAGTTGGAAACCAATGTCTGAAGAAAATGCACGAG gtaaTGTCCATTGAAGAAGTTGAACGCATCATGGATGAAACGCAAGATGCTGTCGAATACCAACGA CAAATCGACGAGATGTTGTCTGGTTCCTTGACGCAAGAAGATGAAGAAGCTGTGCTGGCCGAGCTGGAGGCTATCACTCAG CAGGGCGACGTCGAGCTTCCTGATGTTCCTCAGGAGGAACTGCCAGGTATTCCCGAGGCCGGTGAAGAGAAAG GGCGAGAACGTCCGAGGAGGAAGGTGGAGCTGCTGGCCGCGTAA